One part of the Mariniblastus fucicola genome encodes these proteins:
- a CDS encoding DEAD/DEAH box helicase: MTKTAQKRKQRLSFDTLGLSKSMLKTLDRIGYEKPSPVQAGVIPLVMEEFDVIGQARTGTGKTAAFSIPILEQLDMDVRKPKPQALILAPTRELAVQVENELRRLAPDDVRSVCLYGGKPIRGQINRLNEGCHVVVGTPGRVIDHLNRGTLNIDQLWFIVLDEADRMLDIGFRPDIERILRRCPKERQTLLLSATLPPAILELARRYMYRPKVINFSKNNVSAETIDQYFMTVPTEMKFEVLEKLLQREDPDQAIIFCRTKLGTERLYRKLLKQTDFQDVGTIHGDMNQSARDRMMKGFRSGKVRYLVATDVVGRGIDITNVSHIVNFDIPTLSEDYVHRVGRTGRMGKTGVAFSFVCPDQGSELNAIERTINKQLESDPMQEFVDERRAILYPHQVAAEKRKKSKSKYRRGL; this comes from the coding sequence GTGACCAAGACTGCCCAAAAACGTAAACAGCGACTTTCTTTTGATACCCTTGGCCTTTCGAAATCGATGCTGAAAACGCTCGACCGAATTGGCTATGAAAAACCTTCTCCCGTCCAGGCCGGCGTCATTCCGCTTGTGATGGAAGAGTTCGACGTCATCGGACAGGCTCGAACAGGAACCGGCAAAACGGCTGCGTTTTCGATTCCGATTCTCGAACAGTTGGACATGGATGTCAGAAAGCCTAAACCGCAGGCGTTGATCCTTGCGCCGACTCGTGAATTGGCCGTTCAGGTCGAAAACGAGTTGCGACGATTGGCTCCCGATGATGTTCGATCCGTTTGCCTCTACGGCGGCAAGCCGATTCGCGGACAGATCAACCGGCTTAACGAGGGCTGTCATGTTGTCGTCGGAACGCCAGGACGCGTGATCGATCATCTGAATCGTGGAACGCTGAACATCGATCAGTTGTGGTTCATTGTGCTTGATGAAGCCGACCGAATGTTGGACATCGGATTTCGTCCCGACATCGAACGAATCTTGCGGCGTTGTCCGAAAGAGCGACAGACGCTGCTGCTGAGCGCGACGTTGCCGCCAGCAATTCTGGAGCTGGCACGGCGTTATATGTATCGCCCCAAAGTAATCAACTTTTCGAAGAACAATGTTTCTGCCGAAACGATTGATCAATATTTCATGACCGTGCCTACGGAAATGAAGTTTGAGGTTCTGGAAAAGCTGCTGCAACGCGAGGACCCGGATCAGGCGATCATTTTCTGCCGCACGAAACTTGGGACCGAGAGACTGTATCGCAAATTGCTCAAACAAACGGACTTTCAGGATGTCGGAACGATTCATGGTGACATGAACCAGTCGGCTCGTGATCGAATGATGAAAGGATTCCGGTCCGGAAAAGTTCGCTACCTCGTGGCGACAGACGTTGTGGGTCGCGGTATCGATATCACCAACGTTTCACACATTGTGAACTTCGACATTCCAACACTCAGTGAAGACTACGTGCACCGTGTTGGCCGGACGGGACGAATGGGTAAGACGGGCGTTGCGTTTTCGTTCGTGTGCCCCGATCAGGGAAGTGAGCTCAACGCGATCGAGCGTACGATCAACAAACAGCTCGAAAGCGATCCGATGCAGGAGTTTGTCGATGAACGGCGAGCGATTTTGTATCCGCATCAGGTGGCCGCTGAAAAGCGTAAGAAGTCGAAATCCAAATACCGGCGCGGTCTGTAG
- a CDS encoding PSD1 and planctomycete cytochrome C domain-containing protein: MMKSVLSTLSFSLVTMFSACALFAQDDGADFFSAKVKPILEQHCFECHRDDPDDLGGDLALASRESMLTGGDSGSLIDEDSPGDSLLLRTISYEDDAYQMPPEGKLSDEEISVLTKWVELGLPWNPDDEIQLEQDHADGPPQVNDETKSWWSFQKVERPAVPKVTDSTWCRNEIDAFLLAGLENENLQPAPDATKRTLVRRAWYDLVGLPPTPEQVEAFVKDDSPDAWESLIDELLASPHYGEKWGRHWMDLVGYAESNSFERDDTKPFVWGYRDYVIRSLNEDKPYDQFLTEQLAGDELPEVSIDTVTATGFYRLGSWDDEPADRELAKYDELDRMVAVVGQSMMGLTVDCARCHDHKIDPIPQADYYQMVSFFQNVRSYGVRDHNSVLAASVTQMDERKIDDATRLAHEKEVAAVEARMDAIATPVKEDFEPVDHEEFKHLINRERVLKKYVGKSLTEELFAEYKKLREQWRQLTQNPPQGIRKILCVKEHGAEPPESFVMIRGNPHAPGKSVSPKFLSVLSPPEPEIVPPADGETTGRRLAFAKWLTSPEHPLTARVMANRLWQYHFGRGIVRTSSDFGFQGMAPTQPELLDWLASELVDGGWRLKSMHRKIMLSRAYQMSTTFSDDSYAVDPENDHFWRFNPRRLTAEEIRDSILFVSGQLNLDTVYGPSVYPPMPQEVLDGQSMPGKNWHTSNDVDSRRRSLYIHIKRSMGVPILESNDAATNDSPCPVRFVTTQPTQAIGLINSEFTNRQARLFADSIRAEHTDAKDQVAAVLRRVFQREPTAVEIDRGVALMNESSLKKKPEEALNIFCLLALNLNEFVYLQ; the protein is encoded by the coding sequence ATGATGAAATCTGTCCTTTCGACATTGTCCTTTTCTCTGGTCACGATGTTCTCGGCGTGTGCACTGTTCGCGCAGGACGACGGCGCGGATTTCTTCTCTGCCAAAGTAAAACCGATCCTTGAACAGCACTGCTTCGAGTGTCACCGAGACGATCCTGACGACCTTGGCGGCGACCTTGCGTTGGCGTCGCGCGAAAGCATGCTGACCGGTGGAGACTCAGGTTCACTGATTGATGAAGACTCACCGGGCGACAGCCTGCTGCTACGCACGATCTCCTATGAAGACGACGCCTACCAGATGCCTCCGGAAGGCAAGTTGAGCGACGAAGAAATTTCCGTGTTGACGAAGTGGGTTGAGCTCGGACTGCCGTGGAATCCGGACGACGAAATTCAGCTGGAGCAGGATCATGCCGACGGGCCTCCACAAGTCAACGACGAGACCAAAAGCTGGTGGTCGTTTCAAAAAGTCGAGCGACCTGCTGTGCCGAAAGTTACAGATTCGACCTGGTGCCGAAACGAGATCGATGCCTTCCTGCTGGCCGGGCTGGAAAATGAAAACCTGCAACCGGCTCCTGACGCGACCAAACGAACGCTGGTCCGACGAGCCTGGTACGACCTGGTGGGACTTCCGCCGACTCCTGAACAGGTCGAAGCATTCGTTAAAGACGATTCGCCAGACGCGTGGGAAAGTTTGATCGACGAGCTTCTGGCCAGTCCTCACTACGGAGAAAAATGGGGACGACACTGGATGGATCTGGTCGGATACGCAGAGAGCAACAGTTTCGAACGGGACGACACCAAGCCTTTTGTTTGGGGCTATCGCGACTACGTGATTCGTTCGCTCAACGAAGACAAACCGTATGACCAGTTTCTGACCGAACAACTTGCCGGCGATGAACTGCCCGAAGTTTCGATCGACACGGTAACCGCGACAGGGTTCTATCGGCTTGGTTCCTGGGACGATGAACCTGCCGACCGAGAGCTTGCGAAATACGACGAACTGGATCGCATGGTGGCGGTCGTCGGCCAATCAATGATGGGACTGACGGTAGATTGTGCACGCTGCCATGACCACAAAATTGACCCCATTCCACAAGCCGATTACTACCAGATGGTTTCGTTCTTTCAGAACGTTCGCAGTTATGGCGTCCGCGACCACAATTCGGTTTTGGCCGCATCTGTGACCCAGATGGACGAGCGAAAAATCGACGACGCAACACGACTCGCTCATGAAAAAGAAGTCGCTGCCGTTGAAGCCAGAATGGATGCGATTGCAACTCCGGTCAAAGAAGACTTTGAGCCAGTCGATCACGAAGAGTTCAAACATCTCATTAATCGTGAACGTGTTCTGAAGAAGTACGTTGGCAAATCGCTGACCGAAGAATTGTTCGCAGAGTACAAAAAGCTGCGCGAACAGTGGCGTCAACTGACACAGAACCCGCCGCAGGGCATTCGCAAGATTCTTTGCGTAAAAGAACATGGTGCTGAACCGCCGGAGTCTTTCGTCATGATCCGCGGCAACCCGCACGCGCCGGGCAAATCCGTTTCGCCAAAATTTCTCAGCGTCCTGTCACCGCCGGAACCGGAAATCGTGCCTCCCGCGGACGGAGAAACCACGGGACGACGTTTGGCGTTTGCAAAATGGCTGACCAGTCCGGAGCATCCTCTGACGGCTCGCGTGATGGCGAATCGACTTTGGCAGTATCACTTCGGACGCGGCATTGTTCGCACAAGCAGCGACTTTGGGTTCCAGGGAATGGCCCCAACTCAACCAGAGCTGCTGGATTGGCTGGCGTCGGAACTGGTTGATGGCGGCTGGCGCCTCAAATCGATGCATAGAAAAATTATGTTGAGTCGTGCCTATCAGATGAGCACAACGTTTAGCGACGACTCGTATGCCGTCGACCCGGAGAACGATCATTTCTGGCGATTCAATCCACGGCGGCTGACGGCCGAGGAGATTCGCGACTCGATTTTGTTCGTCAGTGGACAGCTGAATCTTGATACGGTTTACGGGCCAAGCGTTTATCCGCCGATGCCGCAGGAAGTTCTCGACGGGCAATCGATGCCAGGCAAGAACTGGCACACTTCGAACGACGTCGATTCCCGCCGCCGCAGCCTCTACATTCACATCAAACGCTCGATGGGTGTGCCAATTCTGGAGTCCAACGACGCGGCCACCAACGATAGCCCATGCCCGGTTCGCTTCGTCACCACACAGCCCACGCAGGCGATCGGTTTGATCAACAGCGAATTCACCAACCGTCAGGCCAGGTTGTTTGCTGATTCGATTCGCGCAGAACACACCGATGCGAAGGATCAGGTTGCGGCCGTGTTGCGGCGTGTATTCCAACGGGAACCAACTGCTGTCGAAATTGATCGCGGGGTTGCCTTGATGAACGAATCCTCTTTGAAGAAAAAGCCTGAAGAAGCATTGAACATCTTTTGCCTGCTGGCCCTGAACCTCAACGAGTTCGTCTACCTCCAGTAG
- a CDS encoding MATE family efflux transporter produces MYFTEFKKLIWLATPLVMAQLAQNTMSLIDTIMVGKLGDEELAGMAIGSTTFFFVLMTFSGVLYAVNPLVANAVGANQQDRIPRIVRQGFWIGAIAFIPAFILFWNSESILRLLGQKENVVRLSSQYLRAISFGLLPALLSVSLRGFLEGIAHVRPILFISLAGVGMNIFTNDALMFGRYGLPALGLVGTGIASSIVYTLICLITAGYVWYCRREHKIFSELHRPDSAMISELMRVGIPICLTVVFEGCMFILATYAMGMFPDDGQQLAAHQIALQSASFTFMIPLGIALAICVRVGNFAGAGDREGARRAGRVGMILSVLAMLPGIIVFTLFGKQVVGLYIDLSLPEHQAVMNLAISFLLIAALFQIADGLQVAASNALRGLKQTRPAMILTLIAYWLIGIPACLLLGFLIGLEGRGIWFGLTIGLAAAAVMLTVRFEIDFRPKRD; encoded by the coding sequence TTGTATTTCACCGAATTCAAAAAGTTGATCTGGCTGGCCACTCCTCTGGTGATGGCTCAACTTGCCCAGAACACGATGTCGTTGATCGACACGATCATGGTCGGAAAGCTTGGTGACGAAGAACTTGCCGGCATGGCGATCGGCAGCACCACGTTCTTCTTCGTCCTGATGACATTTTCCGGTGTGCTCTACGCGGTCAACCCGCTGGTTGCCAACGCGGTCGGAGCAAACCAACAGGATCGCATTCCGCGGATTGTCAGACAGGGGTTTTGGATCGGAGCAATCGCTTTCATTCCGGCATTCATTCTGTTTTGGAATTCGGAATCGATTCTGAGATTACTCGGGCAAAAGGAAAACGTCGTCCGACTGAGCAGCCAGTATCTGCGCGCGATCTCATTCGGCCTACTCCCGGCACTGCTGTCGGTATCGCTGCGTGGATTCCTCGAAGGCATCGCACACGTTCGCCCGATCCTGTTCATTAGCCTCGCCGGCGTCGGCATGAACATCTTCACCAACGACGCCTTGATGTTCGGCCGATATGGATTGCCGGCTCTGGGATTAGTCGGAACCGGAATCGCCAGCTCGATTGTGTATACGCTGATCTGCCTGATCACCGCGGGTTATGTTTGGTATTGCCGCCGCGAGCACAAAATTTTTAGCGAACTGCATCGTCCGGACTCGGCGATGATTTCCGAGCTGATGCGAGTCGGAATCCCGATTTGCCTGACCGTCGTATTCGAAGGCTGCATGTTCATCCTGGCAACGTACGCAATGGGCATGTTCCCGGACGACGGCCAACAGCTGGCGGCACATCAGATCGCGCTCCAGTCGGCTTCCTTTACATTCATGATTCCGCTGGGGATCGCGCTGGCGATTTGCGTTCGCGTGGGAAATTTCGCAGGCGCGGGAGATCGCGAAGGAGCGCGCAGGGCAGGGCGGGTCGGCATGATCCTTTCCGTACTGGCAATGTTACCTGGAATAATCGTCTTCACGCTTTTCGGGAAGCAGGTTGTCGGGCTTTACATTGACCTGAGTTTGCCGGAACATCAAGCGGTCATGAATCTGGCAATTTCGTTCCTGCTGATCGCGGCTCTGTTCCAGATCGCGGACGGCCTGCAAGTCGCAGCTTCAAATGCCCTTCGTGGACTCAAACAAACTCGCCCGGCCATGATTTTGACACTGATCGCGTATTGGCTGATCGGAATTCCGGCCTGTCTGCTACTGGGATTTTTGATCGGGCTTGAAGGTCGCGGAATTTGGTTCGGCTTGACCATTGGCCTCGCGGCAGCAGCGGTTATGTTAACGGTCAGATTCGAAATAGACTTTCGCCCGAAACGCGACTAG
- the dusA gene encoding tRNA dihydrouridine(20/20a) synthase DusA, whose translation MSIFPLSIAPMMDCTDRHYRFMLRFLTRETLLYTEMVTTGAIIHGDKNRHLDFSTDELPLALQLGGDDPQALAQCAELAQQWGYTEVNINVGCPSDRVKNGQFGACLMARPERVAECVEAMKIVVDIPVTVKHRIGIDDLDRYEDMKNFVTVVSQAKADRFSVHARKAWLEGLSPKQNRNVPPLRYEEVYRLKAELSDLEIEINGGVRTFDEAEEHLRHVDAVMIGRAAYDNPFLFATADEQFFAKQHDTLKTRRELVEAMFPYIEHVLSTTDQWLSRVTRHMHGLFNGMKGTKAWKRFLAENSYGPDANVETLKRALEVVPTETLDATFDATFDATFDARSEKAARAESKQTQTETKVD comes from the coding sequence ATGTCAATTTTCCCGTTAAGCATTGCGCCGATGATGGACTGCACGGACCGGCATTACCGGTTCATGCTGCGGTTCCTCACGCGCGAAACGTTGCTGTACACGGAAATGGTGACCACCGGAGCAATCATTCACGGCGACAAGAATCGCCATCTTGATTTCTCAACCGACGAGCTGCCGCTGGCATTGCAACTTGGCGGAGACGATCCGCAGGCACTTGCTCAATGTGCCGAACTGGCACAGCAATGGGGTTACACAGAAGTCAACATTAACGTCGGCTGTCCCAGCGATCGGGTCAAGAACGGTCAGTTCGGTGCCTGTTTGATGGCGCGACCTGAGCGTGTTGCCGAGTGCGTCGAGGCGATGAAGATAGTCGTCGACATTCCGGTAACCGTCAAGCATCGAATCGGTATCGATGATCTTGATCGCTACGAAGACATGAAGAATTTTGTGACAGTGGTTTCGCAGGCCAAAGCCGATCGCTTTTCCGTTCACGCACGAAAGGCATGGCTCGAAGGTCTCAGCCCGAAGCAAAATCGAAACGTACCGCCGCTGCGATACGAAGAAGTTTATCGGCTTAAAGCTGAGCTTTCTGATCTGGAGATCGAGATCAATGGTGGCGTCAGGACGTTTGACGAAGCGGAAGAGCATCTGCGGCACGTCGATGCCGTCATGATCGGCCGCGCGGCGTATGACAATCCGTTTCTGTTTGCAACTGCCGACGAGCAGTTCTTTGCGAAACAACACGATACACTGAAGACACGTCGGGAGCTGGTCGAAGCCATGTTCCCCTACATTGAGCACGTTCTTTCGACGACCGATCAGTGGCTTTCGCGCGTCACGAGGCACATGCACGGCCTGTTCAACGGCATGAAGGGTACCAAAGCGTGGAAGCGATTTTTGGCGGAAAATTCCTACGGGCCCGACGCCAATGTGGAAACGCTAAAAAGGGCGTTGGAGGTGGTGCCCACCGAAACGCTCGACGCGACTTTCGACGCGACTTTCGACGCGACTTTCGACGCGAGAAGCGAAAAAGCCGCCAGAGCCGAATCGAAACAGACACAAACGGAGACCAAAGTTGACTGA
- a CDS encoding reverse transcriptase family protein → MKFPVPKIRTLLQLANLLEIEPEQLRWLANPCGRRSAPDSWSRHYRSHWIRKRSGGWRLIEAPRSRLRYVQRILLDTIFNAMPPHVLAFGFCRNRSVIDFVKPHVGKDVCWRFDLTDFFTSVTTGRVAGLLRNSGYPCDVANSIAMLTTVQTSPRILSVEHPRATFSVQSPKHLRRHLPQGAPTSPAIANLCAYRLDARLSGLARSVGGVCYSRYADDILFSGDSDLARQSGRLRAHVGAIAIEEGFEINYRKTRLARASQRQFAAGIVLNEKLNVPRENFDRLKAILHNCVRSGPTSQNRDNHPAFRQHLEGRVQWVEMLNRGRGEKLRKLLERIEW, encoded by the coding sequence ATGAAGTTTCCAGTCCCCAAAATCAGAACTCTTCTGCAACTGGCCAACCTTCTGGAAATCGAACCGGAGCAGCTGCGTTGGCTGGCCAACCCTTGCGGTCGACGAAGCGCTCCCGATTCCTGGTCCAGGCACTATCGAAGTCACTGGATCCGGAAACGCTCTGGCGGATGGCGGCTGATTGAAGCGCCTCGATCCAGACTGCGATATGTGCAACGGATTCTGCTCGACACGATCTTCAACGCAATGCCTCCGCATGTTCTCGCGTTCGGGTTTTGCCGGAACCGAAGTGTGATCGATTTTGTGAAACCGCATGTCGGCAAAGATGTATGTTGGCGCTTTGATCTGACCGATTTCTTTACTTCGGTAACCACTGGACGGGTGGCAGGGTTGCTGCGGAATTCTGGCTATCCTTGCGATGTTGCGAACAGTATTGCCATGTTGACGACGGTTCAAACGAGCCCTCGTATCCTTTCTGTCGAGCATCCTCGGGCGACCTTTAGCGTGCAGTCTCCGAAGCATCTTCGTCGGCATTTGCCGCAAGGTGCTCCGACGTCTCCGGCGATCGCGAACCTGTGCGCCTATCGACTTGACGCACGGCTTTCAGGTTTGGCCAGATCTGTCGGCGGAGTTTGCTACTCACGATATGCGGATGACATTCTGTTTTCCGGCGATTCGGATTTGGCGCGTCAATCAGGTCGGCTTCGGGCTCACGTCGGCGCGATCGCGATTGAAGAGGGCTTTGAAATCAACTATCGAAAAACCCGACTGGCACGGGCAAGCCAGCGGCAATTCGCAGCCGGAATCGTGCTCAACGAGAAACTGAATGTTCCGCGGGAGAATTTTGACAGGCTCAAGGCCATTTTGCACAACTGCGTTCGGAGCGGGCCAACATCCCAAAACCGGGATAACCATCCGGCCTTTCGGCAGCATCTCGAAGGACGCGTTCAGTGGGTGGAGATGCTGAACCGCGGGCGTGGCGAGAAGCTTCGAAAGCTGTTGGAGCGAATTGAGTGGTAA
- a CDS encoding HTTM domain-containing protein codes for MIGLSKWIRSVCDAWDSFWFTPRDGKMLGLIRLLTGLIAFYTHLVWTPLLSQFLGSEGMLPLAYRSRFFESVFAWSHFDWISSPSILFVVHIAALIVMLLFALGFWTRVTGIATALLVISYANRATGALFGLDQITGFLTLYLAISNCGGSFSLARKLGIGGQKANTSVGNNIAIRLMQIHLCIVYLFAGLGKCQGETWWNGEAIWGAVASYEYQTLDMTWLADHMWFISLMTLVTLVFEIGYVALIWPKLTRPVMLALAVPLHLGIGLCMGMLEFGLIMLVANLAFVGQRD; via the coding sequence ATGATCGGACTTTCAAAATGGATTCGTTCAGTCTGCGACGCTTGGGATTCCTTTTGGTTCACGCCTCGCGATGGAAAGATGCTGGGGTTGATTCGGCTGTTGACTGGCTTGATCGCGTTCTACACGCACCTGGTTTGGACGCCGCTGTTGAGCCAGTTTTTGGGATCCGAAGGCATGTTGCCGCTGGCCTATCGAAGCCGGTTCTTTGAATCCGTTTTCGCATGGAGTCACTTCGACTGGATCTCGTCGCCCTCGATTCTGTTTGTCGTTCACATCGCGGCACTGATTGTGATGCTTTTGTTCGCCCTTGGATTCTGGACGCGGGTCACGGGCATTGCCACCGCTTTGCTGGTTATCTCGTACGCCAACCGCGCGACAGGAGCTCTGTTTGGGCTGGATCAGATCACTGGATTTCTAACCTTGTATCTGGCGATCAGCAATTGTGGCGGCTCGTTTTCGCTGGCTCGTAAACTGGGGATCGGTGGACAGAAAGCAAACACTTCCGTTGGCAACAACATCGCGATTCGTCTGATGCAAATTCACTTGTGCATCGTTTATCTGTTTGCCGGGCTGGGGAAATGCCAGGGAGAAACCTGGTGGAACGGAGAAGCCATCTGGGGAGCGGTCGCCAGCTACGAGTATCAAACTCTCGACATGACCTGGTTGGCCGATCACATGTGGTTTATCAGTTTGATGACGTTGGTAACGCTCGTTTTTGAAATCGGCTACGTTGCCTTGATCTGGCCGAAACTAACACGCCCCGTCATGCTGGCCCTCGCCGTTCCGCTGCATCTGGGAATCGGCCTGTGCATGGGGATGTTGGAATTTGGCTTGATCATGTTGGTCGCAAACCTTGCTTTCGTCGGGCAACGCGACTGA
- a CDS encoding sulfotransferase family 2 domain-containing protein, translating to MTETQPKSPPLRQAWLHVHVPKAGGSTLRQLMNRNFGDGFYNSNSLLETKQYTREDVSEIVRCHPWVRCMSDHKLSLDLPWNHEEANVHAISYVREPVERFISRYFFHRHFEEVNCIAQRMSFREFANAELVDQYVHPQTNSQIYFLNCGRGNDDMSVIENALATGRAFLFPIERFDESCICMERLFPTVFSDLSYVRANVSKKDAEISENDRQFVRRYLKADDVVFKRSHQFLDQTLARAFRSDDDRESALAEFKERCSRRHHNFHPPRAEAG from the coding sequence ATGACCGAAACCCAACCCAAATCGCCTCCTTTGCGCCAGGCATGGCTGCACGTGCACGTCCCCAAAGCCGGAGGTTCGACGCTGCGACAGTTGATGAACCGCAACTTTGGCGACGGATTCTATAACTCCAACTCGCTATTGGAGACAAAGCAGTACACTCGCGAAGACGTCAGCGAAATCGTGCGCTGCCACCCGTGGGTGCGATGCATGAGCGACCACAAACTTTCGCTCGACCTTCCATGGAATCATGAAGAAGCCAACGTTCACGCGATCAGCTACGTTCGCGAACCGGTCGAACGATTCATTTCGCGATACTTCTTCCATCGTCACTTCGAAGAAGTCAATTGCATTGCGCAGCGGATGAGCTTTCGTGAATTTGCCAACGCGGAACTGGTAGACCAATACGTCCACCCTCAGACAAACAGCCAGATTTACTTTCTCAATTGTGGTCGCGGAAACGACGACATGTCCGTGATCGAAAACGCGCTTGCGACAGGCCGCGCGTTCCTGTTTCCGATTGAGCGTTTCGATGAATCGTGCATCTGCATGGAACGACTTTTTCCGACCGTGTTTTCGGACCTGAGCTACGTGCGGGCAAACGTATCCAAGAAGGACGCCGAAATTTCGGAGAACGATCGGCAATTCGTTCGCCGTTACCTCAAAGCCGACGACGTGGTTTTCAAACGATCGCATCAGTTCCTGGACCAAACTTTGGCTCGTGCGTTTCGCTCCGACGACGATCGGGAGTCAGCTCTGGCGGAATTCAAGGAACGCTGTTCTCGTCGCCACCACAACTTCCATCCGCCGCGTGCCGAAGCTGGCTAG
- the floA gene encoding flotillin-like protein FloA (flotillin-like protein involved in membrane lipid rafts) produces MQLMPIGFAQADVFATTLLAQMSKPVQIAIFVGTLVVIFVMMIIGFFLLSMLRWWIQSVFTGAGVSLGDLVGMYFRKVKASVIVPSKIMAVQAGLDDPEITTKSLEAHYMAGGNVPLVIRSLIAANKAKTIQLSFREASAIDLAGRNVLEAVQTSVYPRVIDCPARGSAKKSLDAVAQDGIQLKVRARVTVRSNLQQLIGGAKEETIIARVGEGIVSAIGSEKHTSVLENPDVISKTVLARRLDSQTAFEIVSIDIADIDVGDNIGARLEADQAEADTRVARARAEGRRAMAVAQEQENIAGIEEMRAKLVEAEADVPKAMADSFRAGKLAILDYYKLRNVQADTDMRKSISTAGEKRTSQPGS; encoded by the coding sequence ATGCAATTGATGCCAATCGGTTTTGCGCAAGCCGACGTTTTTGCGACGACCTTGCTGGCTCAAATGAGCAAGCCCGTCCAAATTGCGATCTTCGTTGGAACCCTCGTCGTGATCTTCGTCATGATGATCATCGGGTTCTTCCTGTTGAGCATGCTTCGGTGGTGGATTCAGTCTGTGTTCACGGGCGCCGGTGTGTCGCTTGGTGACCTGGTCGGGATGTATTTTCGAAAGGTCAAAGCCAGCGTCATCGTGCCCAGCAAAATCATGGCTGTGCAGGCCGGACTGGATGATCCGGAAATAACGACCAAGAGCCTCGAAGCTCACTATATGGCCGGCGGCAATGTTCCGCTCGTAATCCGATCTCTGATTGCGGCCAACAAGGCCAAAACGATTCAGCTGAGCTTTCGGGAAGCGTCAGCGATTGATCTGGCGGGACGGAACGTTCTCGAAGCGGTCCAAACGAGCGTTTATCCTCGCGTCATCGATTGTCCGGCTCGCGGGTCAGCAAAGAAGTCGCTCGATGCGGTGGCTCAGGATGGAATTCAGCTGAAAGTGCGAGCTCGCGTGACGGTTCGCTCAAACCTGCAACAACTGATCGGTGGTGCCAAAGAAGAAACCATCATCGCTCGCGTTGGCGAAGGTATCGTGAGTGCGATCGGATCAGAGAAACACACCTCGGTTCTGGAAAACCCGGACGTTATCTCCAAAACGGTACTCGCTCGGCGACTCGATTCGCAGACAGCTTTCGAGATCGTATCGATTGACATCGCGGACATTGATGTCGGTGACAATATCGGTGCTCGACTGGAAGCGGACCAGGCGGAAGCTGATACACGCGTGGCTCGTGCACGTGCAGAAGGTCGCCGCGCGATGGCGGTTGCCCAAGAACAGGAAAATATCGCCGGTATCGAAGAGATGCGGGCGAAACTTGTGGAGGCTGAAGCGGACGTCCCCAAGGCGATGGCTGACAGTTTCCGGGCCGGCAAGTTGGCGATCCTGGACTACTACAAATTGCGAAACGTTCAGGCCGATACAGACATGCGAAAATCGATCTCGACCGCTGGTGAGAAACGTACTTCGCAACCAGGCAGCTAA